The Amblyomma americanum isolate KBUSLIRL-KWMA chromosome 3, ASM5285725v1, whole genome shotgun sequence genome window below encodes:
- the LOC144123964 gene encoding uncharacterized protein LOC144123964: MTGSVGAATAAMSGRGNKFFETDNEYEVILPSLPTISIAFNTVFLHADVRARPYRVEDFRDALAHLMLLPDGTALGAYRMSHVWAVTFDSAHAVKKMLAAGEMQVKERRCLIIDPENQDVRMKIHWLLPGVPDEDVRAAFVPYGKVTDVKAERWRVQGVPDKGPTTRLVSLSLKAGVKLDDLPHQVSIAGELALVVVPGRAPLCLRCLGKGHVRRDCKIPRCGACRRFGHEESECARTYATVTGRSSNEAASELMMDELDAEEAATGTGGNVLETLVPHSNSSNRGAGGLSLLPVSRKTVCLMRTPPPVLTKLRRTLKVSRRKWWSPWLQVAVRLESHHERRIPMRRILLKKALKNPRRKLLE, from the coding sequence ATGACGGGCTCCGTAGGAGCGgctacagcggccatgtctggccgcggaaacaaaTTTTTTGAAACTGACAACGAGTACGAGGTCATCCTACCAAGTCTGCCTACAATTAGCATAGCTTTTAATACAGTTTTTCTTCACGCTGACGTCCGTGCACGACCGTACCGCGTCGAAGATTTCCGTGACGCGTTGGCtcacctcatgttgctccctgacggaaccgccttgggggcgtatcggATGAGTCACGTCTGGGCGGTGACTTTCGACAGTGCTCATGCTGTCAAGAAGATGCTCGCCGCTGGTGAAATGCAAGTGAAGGAACGTCGGTGTTTGATAATTGACCCAGAAAACCAAGATGTTCGAATGAAGATTCACTGGTTGCTTCCCGGAGTGCCAGATGAAGACGTGAGAGCGGCCTTTGTGCCGTACGGAAAAGTAACTGATGTCAAGGCTGAGCGTTGGCGGGTACAAGGCGTCCCCGATAAAGGGCCGACAACGCGCCTGGTGTCTCTTTCGCTGAAAGCGGGAGTCAAGCTGGACGATTTGCCGCATCAGGTGAGCATCGCTGGTGAATTGGCCCTGGTTGTGGTACCGGGCAGGGCCCCCCTCTGCTTGCGCTGCCTTGGCAAGGGTCATGTTCGGCGTGATTGCAAAATTCCGCGGTGTGGTGCGTGCCGTCGGTTCGGGCATGAGGAGAGTGAGTGTGCGCGAACGTATGCCACCGTGACCGGGCGATCTTCTAACGAAGCAGCGTCCGAGCTGATGATGGATGAGCTTGACGCCGAAGAAGCAGCGACGGGAACGGGAGGCAACGTTTTGGAGACACTGGTGCCCCATTCAAACAGTTCGAATAGGGGAGCGGGAGGCTTGAGCCTGCTTCCAGTGTCCCGCAAGACGGTTTGCCTGATGAGAACGCCGCCGCCCGTCCTAACGAAGCTTCGGAGAACGCTGAAAGTCAGCAGGAGGAAATGGTGGTCTCCGTGGCTGCAAGTAGCAGTCAGGCTGGAAAGCCACCACGAGAGAAGAATTCCGATGCGCCGCATACTCCTGAAGAAGGCGCTGAAGAACCCCCGGCGAAAGCTCCTGGAATGA